Below is a window of Cryobacterium sp. PAMC25264 DNA.
AGGACGGTGCCCCGTCCGACCCGCCGCGCGGCTCCTGGCGGATGCGCCTGGCCGGGCCGTTCACCGACCCGGTGCTGCGCATCCTTTCGGCGTACGCCCTGGTGAGCACGCTGGGGCGCGGCGTGTTCTTCACCCTGACGGTGCTGTACTTCACCCTGATCGTGGGCTTGTCCACGGCCGAAGTGGCGATCGTGCTCACGGTGGCGAGCGCAGTAGGGGTGCTCACGGGCCTACTCGGCGGACAGCTGGCCGACCGCATCAGCTCCCGCCGGTTGCTGTTCGCCATTGTGCTGCTGGAGGGGGCGGCCCTGATCGCCTACGCGCAGTCCACCAGCTTCGGCCTGGTGCTGCTGATCGCCTGCGTCGTGACCGGGGCAGACCGGGCCGCCAACAGCACCCGCGCTGCGATCATCGCCCGTGCCTTCACGGGCGGCGCCCGGGTGGACGCCCGTGCGATCCTCCGCACCATCACCAACGTCGGCATCGCCCTGGGCTCGGCTCTCGCGAGCGTGCCGCTGCTGGTTGGCACGGGGGACGCGTTCCGGCTGGCGATCGTGCTCGCCGGCACGGCCACGCTCGCCAGCACCCTGGTGGTGTGGCGGCTGCCCAGACGGGTCAACGCGCCAGCCCGGGTGACGACCCGGACCGGTCCTTCTCCGGTGCCCAGCGGGCGGCCGCCGTTCCGCAACCCCCGCTATCTGGCCCTGACCGCCCTGTCCGGGCTCTTCGGTATCCAGTTCGGGCTGGCCGAGATCGGGTTGCCGCTCTGGGTGGTGAATTTCACCGAGGCTCCCACGGTCATGGTCTCGGTGCTGCTGATCTTGAACACCACGCTCGTGATCGCCTTCCAGATTCCGCTGTCACGCGGCACCCACGACGTGCGGCGCGCTGGGAACGCGGTAGGCCTGGCCGGGCTCCTGATGCTGGTCGCCTGCCTGGCCTACGCGGGGTCCGGTCTGGTGCCGATCGTGGCCGCCATCGTGATGCTCGTCGTGGCGATGCTCCTGCACACCTTCGCGGAGGTGCTCTCGTCGGCCGGCACCTGGGGTCTGAGCTTCGAGCTGGCCGAACCCGATCGGGCCGGCGCCTACCAGGGCGTCTTCTCGATGGGATTCTCCCTCGGCGCCATGGTGGCACCCCTGGTGATCACCGCCACCGTGCTCACCCACGGGCCGGTGGGCTGGGCCCTGCTGGCCGCCCTCTTCGCCGGTTCCGCCGCTGGAATCGTGGTCATCGCCCGCCGCCATGCCAGGGCGGGATCTCTGATCTTTCGGTAGGCCTAAAAAAGACATAGTGTTTAGGCATGCCTCAAACTGACAGGTCCGCTTCGGCCGTCGCAGCCCCGGCCCCGCTGCCCACCGTGAGCGGCGTCGCCTCCACCCGCCTGCTCTGGCTGCTCGGCCCCGCCTGGTCGCGGGGGTCGCCTATCTCGACCCGGGCAATGTGGCCAGCAACATGACTGCCGGCGCGCGGTACGGCTATCTGCTGGTGTGGGTGGTCGTGGCCGGAAACCTGATGGCCTGGCTGATCCAGTACCTCTCCGCCAAGCTCGGGATCGTCACGGGAACGAGCCTGCCGGAGGTGCTCGGTGTGCGGCTGCGCCGGCCCGCGGCCCGCCGACTGTACTGGGTACAGGCCGAACTCGTGGCCATGGCCACCGACCTGGCCGAGATCATCGGCGGCGCCGTGGCACTGAACCTGCTCTTCGGGCTGCCGCTGCTCGCCGGCGGTGTGATCACCGGCGTGATCTCGATGATCGTGCTGACCGTGCAGACCCGGCGGGGCCCGCGCGTCTTCGAACGGGTGATCGTGGCGCTGTTGCTGATCATCACGGTGGGGTTCACGGCCGGCGTCTTCTTCTCACCGCCGGATGCCGGCGGTGTCGTCGCCGGGCTCGTGCCGCGCTTCGAGGGCACCGACTCGGTGCTGCTCGCGGCGTCGATCCTGGGCGCCACGATCATGCCGCACGCGATCTACGCGCATTCGGCGCTCACCCGGGACAGGTTCCCGATGCGCCAGGGCGCCGCGGCGACCCGGCGGCTGCTCTGGGCGACCAAGTGGGATGTTTCGATCGCGATGCTCATCGCCGGCACTGTGAATCTCGCCATCCTGCTGCTCGCAGCCTCGGCCCTGCAGGGCGTGCCGGGCACGGACTCCCTCGAGGGCGCCTACCTGGCCCTGCAGAGCGGTCTGGGCCCGGTCGTCGCAACGGTGTTCGCCGTGGGCCTGCTGGCCTCGGGGCTGGCCTCCACTTCGGTGGGCGCGTACGCCGGCGCCGAGATCATGCATGGCCTGCTCAAGGTGCGGGTGCCACTGTTGCTGCGCCGCGTGGTCACCCTCATCCCGGCCCTCGTGATCCTGGGCGTGGGCTTCGACCCCACCCAGGCCCTCGTGCTCAGCCAGGTGGTGCTGTCGTTCGGCATCCCGTTCGCCCTGATCCCGCTGGTCTGGCTCACCGCGCAGCGGGGCCTACTCGGCGACTTCACCAACCGCTGGTTCACCACGGCCGCGGGGACCGTGGCCGCCGTGCTGCTGGTGGCACTGAACGCCGTGCTCCTGGTGCTGGTCTTCAGCGCCGGGTAAGACCGGGCCGATACTCTGAAGGCGCCATGAAACCCCCCACTGCAGCCGCCGAGGACTACCTCAAGACCATCTACGCGCACACCGAGTGGCAGGCGGATCCGATCACACCCAAGGCTCTGGCCACCCGGCTGGGCATCGCGCCGTCGTCGGTGACCGAGATGGTCAAGAAACTGGCCGCGGACGGCCTGATCTCCCACGTGCCCTACGGACCGCTCACCCTCACCCCGGCCGGCCGGTTGCAGGCGACCGCGGTGGTGCGCCGGCACCGCCTGATCGAAACCTGGCTGGTGCGGGAGCTCGGCTACACCTGGGACGAGGTGCACGACGAGGCCGAGGTGCTCGAGCACGCCATCTCCGACCGCCTCCTCGAGGCCATCGACACCCACCTGGGCCGCCCCACGGCCGACCCGCACGGGGATCTCATCCCCGCCGCGGACGGTTCGACGACGCCGGTGCCCGCGGTGGTGCTCGCCGAGGCCGCACCCGGCCACTCGGGAACCGTCCTGCGAGTCAGCGACCGCGATCCGGCCATACTGCGCGCCCTGGCGGATGCCGGCATCGTGCCGGGCAGCCTGCTGCATGTCGTCGATGCGGGCACCGTGCGACTGCCCGCCGGCGGGCTGCATCCACTCGCGCCCGACGCTGCCGGAGCCATCTGGCTCACCAGCTGAGTACCCCGCCGAACGACCCGCGGACCTCGCCCGATAGTCTGAGAGGGCGGGGTCACAGAGACCGCCGACCGCACCTCCCCCACACGAAGGAGCCCGCCATGAGAACGCGTGACGAGATCGAATGCTGGCTCACCGACATGGACGGAGTCCTGGTGCACGAGAACCAGGCCCTGCCCGGTGCCGCCGAACTGCTGCAGCAGTGGACCGATGCGGGCACTCCGTTCCTGGTGCTCACCAACAACTCCATCTTCACCCCGCGTGACCTGTCGGCGCGGCTGCGCTCCTCCGGCCTCAATGTTCCCGAGGAACGCATCTGGACCTCAGCGTTGGCCACGGCCGACTTCCTCAAGCAGCAGAGCCCCGGCGGCACGGCCTTTGTGATCGGCGAGGTGGGGCTCACCACCGCGCTTCACGAGGCCGGCTTCATCATGACCGAGACCAACCCGGACTACGTGGTGGTGGGCGAGACCCGCAACTACTCGTTCGAGGCCATCACCAAGGCCATCCGTCTGCTGCTCAAGGGCGCCCGGTTCATCGTGACCAACCCGGATGCGACCGGCCCAAGTGCCGAGGGGCCGATGCCGGCCACGGGCGCCATCGCCGCCCTCATCACGAAGGCCACCGGCATGGAGCCCTACGTGGTGGGCAAGCCCAACCCGATGATGTTCCGTTCGGCGATGAACCGCATCGGCGCGCACTCGGAGAACACCGGCATGATCGGCGACCGGATGGACACCGACATCGTGGCCGGCATCGAGGCCGGGCTGCACACCGTGCTCGTGCTCACCGGCATCAGTGATGACTCCGAGATCGCCCGCTACCCGTTCCGCCCCGACGAGATCCTCGACGGCGTGCACCAGCTTCTCGCCCGGGAACCCATCGAGTCCGACCAGATCTGAGCCTCTCCACAATCCGCGAGCCGTGAGAAAAGCCCCAAAAACCTCCGGTTTTTGGGGCTTTTCTCACGGCTCGCGGATGGTTGATCAGGCCGCCGGGGCGAGGCTCGTGGTGAGCGGCTCGCCCGAGGACCGGCTGGCGAAGCAGTAGAAGTACCGGTCGCCGGCATCCCACTGTTCGGCGGTCACCGGGTAGCTGCCCTGCAGCTGTACGTCGGAGTACTCTCCCGCGGCGGCGAAGTCGATGGTGCCCGGAGCCGAGCAGAGCACGTTGATCTGCTGCGCGAAGGCCTCTTCACCCGGGAACGTCGAGCCGCTCTCGCCCTCCAGGATGCCCCGGTAGACCAACTGGGCTGCGTGCGGGGCGGCGCAGTCGACCACGGTGAATTCCTCGTCCCACGGGGACGTGTAGGGCTCGATGCACTCGGAGCCGAACATAGTGTCCCAGGCGTGCACACCGGTCGCCTGCGGCGCGGTGGGCGGCGGTGTCGGGGTGGGGGTCGGCGTGGGGGTGGCACTGGCGGAGGCCGACGTCGAGGCGGTGGGAGCGGCAACGGGCGTGCCGCCGAGGGCCTGGCCCAGGAAGAAGAGTCCGATGATCACGAGCACGGCGAGAACGGCGCCGCCGGCCCAGAACAGGGTGCGGGTGGAGGGGCGCCGGGGCGGCCCGCCGGCGGCAGCGCGACGGTCGGCGCGATCGGAGTCGTGCGGAGCGGAAACCGAAGCTGCGGCCGTCACGGCCGGTGCGGCGGCAGCGGCGAGGACCGACTCGGGCAGGGCCGCGGGCACAGGCGAACGCCGAGCCGACGGGGTCGCCGTGGCGCCGGTGGCCGCGCGGTGCGAGGGCGCCAGCGGCGCTGCGGTGGGTGCGCCGAAGGGCGGCTGCACTCCGGTGTCGAGCGGGCTCGGCGGCGTGCGATGGCGACGCGCCTCCTGCTCTTCATCCGTGGGGACAAGGCGGGACTGGGCCGGCGTGGTCCACCACGGTGCCGGTTCGATGTCGGCGGCACGCCGCGGTTCCGCGGGGGCCTTGGTCAACGGCTCCGAGGCCGCGGCGGCGGCGGCCGCGGCCGCGGAGGCCGACGGGACCGCGGGCACAGGCCGGGCCGGGGTGACGCCCAGCGGCGGGGCAGCGGCCGGGGTCGGTGCGGCCTCGGGTGCGGCCGGGGTCGCGGCCGGTACGGCGGCAGCCGGTGCCGGCGGGGTGGTGCGCGGGGCGGCAGGCTCAGGAACCACGGGGGCCGCGGGCACAATGGGCGGAATCGCGGCAGTTGCAGGAACGGGCGCGGCGACCGGGGCTGGTGCGGCGGGCGGAGCGGCTGCGGCAGGCGCCGAAGCAGGAGAAGAAGAAGAAGCGGCGGCAGCGGCAGCAGACTCAGCAGCGCCCGCGGGCGGGGTGGGGCGCCTCGACGCGGGAACGGCCGGGTCGGGCTCGATCTGGGGCGTGAGGCCCCAGCGGAAGCCACCGGGAGCGGGCTCCGCGGCCTGGGCCGTGCCGCCTGCGGGCTCGTCGGCGAGCTCGGCTTCGACCGGGGATGCGGCGGCGCGGTCAGCCGCAGCTTTCTCGGCGGCCGCTCGGTCGGCGGCCGCGCTCTCTGCAGCGGCACGGTCAACGGCAGCTTCCTCCGCGGCAGCGCGGTCAGCAGCAGCGCGGTCAGCAGCAGCGCGGTCAGCAGCAGCACGGTCAGCAGCAGCACGGTCAGCAGCAGAACGGTCAGCGGCAGCCTCATCGGCGGCAGCGCGGTCAGCGGCAGCCTTATCGGCGGCAGCGCGATCCGCCGCGGCTCGATCGGCGGCAGCTCTCTCGGCGGCAGCACGCTCGGCGCGGGTCACGTATTCGTCAGCAGGAGGCGCGGAGAGCGCACCAGAAGGCTCGGCGAACGGATTCGTCAGGGCGACGGTCGGAGCCGAGTCGGGCTGGGTATCCGGTGCCGGGCGGTCAGCAGCGCGGTCAGCGGCGCGGTCAGCGGTCTGGTCGGCATCGCGGTCGGCCGTGTCGCCGTCCGCTGCCCCACCGGTTTCGCTGTCGGACGCCTCGGAGCCGGCGTCGGAATCATCGGTGCCGTCATCGGCGCCCAATTGTGCCTCGAGCCAGTCGATGCCGAGGTCGTTCTCGTCGTTTCCGCCCCGCTGATCCGGCATCAGCTCAGTCCCAGGTCCTCGAGTCCGATGGCCGCGTAGTACGGGTAGCCGGCAGCTTCGATGACTTCGCGGGCCCCAGTGCTGCGGTCCACGACCACGGCGACTCCGGCGATGATGGCACCCACCTTAAGCAGGGCTTCGATGGCCGCGAGAGGCGATCCGCCCGTCGTCGACGTGTCCTCGAGAACGATGACGCGCTTGCCGGCAAGATCGGGACCCTCAACCTGACGGCCGCGGCCGTGGTCCTTGGGCTCCTTGCGAACGACGAAGGCGTCGTAGGCGAGGCCGCGAGCGGCGCCCTGGTGCAGGATGGCGGTGGCGACGGGGTCAGCCCCCATGGTCATCCCGCCGACGGCGACAACATCGGGAATGTCCTGGATGAGGTCGAGCATGACCTGGCCGATCAGGGGGGCCACCCGGTGATCCAGGCTGACCTTGCGGAGGTCCACGTAGTACGTGGCCTTCTTGCCGCTGGTGAGGGTGAAATCACCGTGGAAGACGGCGTCGGCCGAGATGTAGTCGATGAGTTGCTTGCGGGTATCCATCACAGAGCTACTTTAGGCCAACACCCGCCGTGAGTCCCGCGCACGATGCAGGCGTGAACGGGACCGCACGGTCTAGAAGCTGCGAACGAGCTTCTTCTCCGGCACGCGGCCGTAGCCATCCTTGTTGACGGCGACAACGGTGCCGACGATGGAGCCAGCGGCCACAAGGGAGATGAGGATCATGAAAACGAACACGGGTCGTGCCTTTCGGAAGGAAGTGGATGGCCGCGTCATTGCGGGCGTGTGCCCGATAACCGACACCTTTATAAGACCATCAACAACCTTTCAGCACAATCGCACAGTTCTGTACTGACTATGTAGGCTGGCTACATGGATGTGCAACGTCTGGAACTGCTCCGCGAACTGGCCGAGCGCGGCAGCATCACGGCCGTGGCACGGGCCACCCACCGCACGCCGTCGGCGGTCTCGCAGCAGCTCAAAGTGCTCGAACGAGAGGCCGGTCTGCCTCTCACCGAGCGCAGTGGGCGCGGTCTGGTTCTCACGGATGCTGGTCGCGCTCTGGCCTCCAGCGCCACGGATATCGCGGTCGCCCTCGAGCGCGCGACGGCGGTCTGGGACACCTTCCGCAACGGCGCAACGGGCGACGTCAGCCTGGTGACCTTCCCCACCGCCGGGCAGATGCTGCTGCCGGGTGTGCTGCAGGATCTCGACGCGATCGACGGCCTCGCCGTGCACTGCACCGACATGGACCCGGAGCTCAGCGACTTTCCGGCGCTCACCTCCGACTACGACATCGTGCTCGCCCACAGCATGCGCGGGCAGCTCGGCTGGGGTGGGCGCGGGCTCACCTCGGTGCCGCTGATGACCGAACCTCTCGATGTGGGACTGCCGGCCGACCACCGCCTGGCCGGGCGGGCGTCGCTCGGTGCGAGCGACGTGGTCGGTGAGACCTGGATCGGCGTGCCCGGCGGGTTCCCGTTCGAACGCATCCTGC
It encodes the following:
- a CDS encoding MFS transporter, coding for MPLTPPPSTGLIPVLPAEDGAPSDPPRGSWRMRLAGPFTDPVLRILSAYALVSTLGRGVFFTLTVLYFTLIVGLSTAEVAIVLTVASAVGVLTGLLGGQLADRISSRRLLFAIVLLEGAALIAYAQSTSFGLVLLIACVVTGADRAANSTRAAIIARAFTGGARVDARAILRTITNVGIALGSALASVPLLVGTGDAFRLAIVLAGTATLASTLVVWRLPRRVNAPARVTTRTGPSPVPSGRPPFRNPRYLALTALSGLFGIQFGLAEIGLPLWVVNFTEAPTVMVSVLLILNTTLVIAFQIPLSRGTHDVRRAGNAVGLAGLLMLVACLAYAGSGLVPIVAAIVMLVVAMLLHTFAEVLSSAGTWGLSFELAEPDRAGAYQGVFSMGFSLGAMVAPLVITATVLTHGPVGWALLAALFAGSAAGIVVIARRHARAGSLIFR
- a CDS encoding metal-dependent transcriptional regulator yields the protein MKPPTAAAEDYLKTIYAHTEWQADPITPKALATRLGIAPSSVTEMVKKLAADGLISHVPYGPLTLTPAGRLQATAVVRRHRLIETWLVRELGYTWDEVHDEAEVLEHAISDRLLEAIDTHLGRPTADPHGDLIPAADGSTTPVPAVVLAEAAPGHSGTVLRVSDRDPAILRALADAGIVPGSLLHVVDAGTVRLPAGGLHPLAPDAAGAIWLTS
- a CDS encoding HAD-IIA family hydrolase: MRTRDEIECWLTDMDGVLVHENQALPGAAELLQQWTDAGTPFLVLTNNSIFTPRDLSARLRSSGLNVPEERIWTSALATADFLKQQSPGGTAFVIGEVGLTTALHEAGFIMTETNPDYVVVGETRNYSFEAITKAIRLLLKGARFIVTNPDATGPSAEGPMPATGAIAALITKATGMEPYVVGKPNPMMFRSAMNRIGAHSENTGMIGDRMDTDIVAGIEAGLHTVLVLTGISDDSEIARYPFRPDEILDGVHQLLAREPIESDQI
- a CDS encoding septum formation family protein, which translates into the protein MPDQRGGNDENDLGIDWLEAQLGADDGTDDSDAGSEASDSETGGAADGDTADRDADQTADRAADRAADRPAPDTQPDSAPTVALTNPFAEPSGALSAPPADEYVTRAERAAAERAAADRAAADRAAADKAAADRAAADEAAADRSAADRAAADRAAADRAAADRAAADRAAAEEAAVDRAAAESAAADRAAAEKAAADRAAASPVEAELADEPAGGTAQAAEPAPGGFRWGLTPQIEPDPAVPASRRPTPPAGAAESAAAAAASSSSPASAPAAAAPPAAPAPVAAPVPATAAIPPIVPAAPVVPEPAAPRTTPPAPAAAVPAATPAAPEAAPTPAAAPPLGVTPARPVPAVPSASAAAAAAAAASEPLTKAPAEPRRAADIEPAPWWTTPAQSRLVPTDEEQEARRHRTPPSPLDTGVQPPFGAPTAAPLAPSHRAATGATATPSARRSPVPAALPESVLAAAAAPAVTAAASVSAPHDSDRADRRAAAGGPPRRPSTRTLFWAGGAVLAVLVIIGLFFLGQALGGTPVAAPTASTSASASATPTPTPTPTPPPTAPQATGVHAWDTMFGSECIEPYTSPWDEEFTVVDCAAPHAAQLVYRGILEGESGSTFPGEEAFAQQINVLCSAPGTIDFAAAGEYSDVQLQGSYPVTAEQWDAGDRYFYCFASRSSGEPLTTSLAPAA
- the pyrE gene encoding orotate phosphoribosyltransferase, with translation MDTRKQLIDYISADAVFHGDFTLTSGKKATYYVDLRKVSLDHRVAPLIGQVMLDLIQDIPDVVAVGGMTMGADPVATAILHQGAARGLAYDAFVVRKEPKDHGRGRQVEGPDLAGKRVIVLEDTSTTGGSPLAAIEALLKVGAIIAGVAVVVDRSTGAREVIEAAGYPYYAAIGLEDLGLS
- a CDS encoding LysR family transcriptional regulator, with amino-acid sequence MDVQRLELLRELAERGSITAVARATHRTPSAVSQQLKVLEREAGLPLTERSGRGLVLTDAGRALASSATDIAVALERATAVWDTFRNGATGDVSLVTFPTAGQMLLPGVLQDLDAIDGLAVHCTDMDPELSDFPALTSDYDIVLAHSMRGQLGWGGRGLTSVPLMTEPLDVGLPADHRLAGRASLGASDVVGETWIGVPGGFPFERILHDIEQQTGGRARVTQRFADMRLIESFIMAGLGIALVPRYTSGGNQPGRMVLKPLRGLDAERQIVALMRPDRAERLAVRTVIGALRKRAAQVQAEHAAAAS